In candidate division WOR-3 bacterium, the genomic window TGGTAATAAATGTTAAAAAATTTAAAAAAAATGGTAGGAATACAACCAGAGAATTAATTTAACGCACCCTAAAGGGTGCGGCCTACCATAAAATTATAGAATTTTTGCTGAAGGGCGGTTACCATAAGATTATAGAATATGGTAATAAATGTTAAAAAATTTAAAAAAAATGGTAGGAATACAACCAGAGAATTAATTTAACGCACCCTAAAGGGTGCGGCCTACCATAAAATTATAGAATTTTTGCTGAAGGGCGGTTACCATAAAATTATAGAATATGGTAATAAATGTTAAAAAATTTTCAAAAAATGGTAGAATTTTTATCTTTTCCCATTATCTAATATTTTATTTTAAATTTAAAACATCAGAATATTTTTTTTAAAAAGGATTCAATTATAATTGCGCAGGATTCACCTAAAGGGCAGGCAAATAGCCCCTTAGTTCTTTTATGAAGCAAAATATTTCGCACCCTAAAGGGTGCGGCTACCATAAAATTATAGAATTTTTACTAAAGGGCGGTTACCATAAAATTATAGAATATGGGAATAAATGTTAAAAAATTAAAAAAATGGTAGGCGCAGGCTTTAGTAAATTGGTAACAATTTTTTTACGCAACCTAAAGGTTGCGGCTACAATAAAATTATGGTAATAAATGTTAAAAAATTTAAAAAAAAATGGTAGGCGCAGGCTTTAGCCTGCGAATTTTTACCTTTTCCCATTATCTAATATTTTATTTTAAATTTAAAACATCAGAATATTTTTTTAAAAAGGATTCAGTTATAATTGCACAGGATTCACCTAAGGGACAAGCACATAAACCCTTCATTTTCTTATAAAGACCATCTATTATTTCAACCCCCTCTTCAATCTGAGTTTCTCTTTTTTCAATTTTTTCTAAAATATCATTTATTGCCCATGTTCCCTCACGACAGGGGGTGCATTTTCCACAAGATTCCTCCTTAAAAAAATTAACTGCACTTTTTAAAAATTTTAAAAGTTCATTTTTTTTATCTTCCTTAAATCCAAAAACAATTATTGCACCTGAACCTGACATAGAACCTTTTTCTATAATTGATTCAAAATCGTAGGTAATATCAATCTCATCAGGTAAAAGAGGAGGTGCAGATATTCCACCTGGTATAACCCCAAGAAGATGATAATTTTCTTTTACACCTTCACCTAAATCTTCAATTATTTCCCTTATTGTTATCTTGCCTTGCTCAATTTCAAAAACTCCTTTTTTTCTCACAATACCGCTGAGAGAAATAAGTCTTGTTCCAGTGCTTTTAGGAACTCCTATTTTTGCATAATTTTCTCCTCCCATCTCCATTATTATTGGAATATTAGCAAGAGTTTCAACATTGTTGATTACGGTTGGGTTACCAAAAAGACCCTTATCTGCTGGATAAGGAGGTTTTAACCTTGGAAAGCCCTTTTTACCTTCCATTGACTCAAGAAGTGCTGTTTCCTCACCACATATATAAGCACCTGCTCCAAGAAAAATTTTTATTCTATGATTGAAGGAACTTCCTAAAATATTTTTTCCAAGAAATCCTATTTCTTCTGTTTCTCTTATTGCCTTATAAATTCTATCATAAATCCACTTATATTCTTTTCTTAAATATATATATGAGACTTCAGCCTGAATTGCATAGGAGGAAATTATTATTCCCTCAATTAAAAGATAAGGTGCATAGAGTAAAATTTCTCTGTCCTTAAAAGTTCCTGGTTCTCCCTCATCAGCATTGCATATTAAAAATTTTTTTTCAGCATCCCTTGGAATAAAAGACCATTTTAAACCTGTAGGAAAACCAGCTCCACCCCTTCCCCTTAATCCACTTTTTTTAACTTCCTCAATAACTTTTTCAGGTGGAATTCCATCACCTAAAACTTTTTTAAGAGATAAAAATCCACCTTTTTGTATGTATTCATCAATATTTTCTGCATATTTTTTCTTTATCAAAAGAGTTTCAGATTTTTTCATTTAATTCCTTTATTTTTTCAATACTCAGATTTTTTAAGGGTTTAAAATCTAAAAGACCTGCGGGTGCAAAATCACATAAACCTATACATTCACATTCCTTGAAATCAAAGTTTAACTTATCCTTATTTTCCTTTAGATATTCAAGAATTTCTTCTGCACCTTCAAGTAAACAGGAAATATTTTTACAAATATAAAGAGTTTTTTTGTCCTTTTTTTCTAAACTTAAAAAATGATAGAAAGTTAATGTTTCATAAATTAAATTTTCTTTAATTCCAAGAAATTCTGATATTTCTTTTATTCTCTCCTCTGATATAAAGCCTTCTTCATCTTGAATAAAGTTTAAAATTGGAATTAAAGATAAAAAGGGATTATTATCGTAATATTCCAGAATTTCTTTAAACTTTTCCTTAATTTTTTCACTCAATTTTAAGCTCAGGTTCGTCCCAGGTTTCTGCAGCTGTTTTTATACCTTTAAGCTTGAGTTTGAATTCATCAGGGTTTGTTACATTTTCAAGAGCATCTTCAAGGGTTATAAGACCTTCTTTATATAACTTCATAATTGACTGGTCAAAAGTCTGCATTTTATATTCATAATGCCCTTCTTCAATTGCCTGGGGTATTTCCACTTGCCTTGTTTCATCCATTATGAGTTCTTTAATCCTCGGTGTGTTAATAAGAATTTCAACTGCAGGAACTCTACCTTTTCCATCTGCTCTTGGTATCAATCTCTGGGAAATTACAGCAACCAAGGTTGAGGCAAGCATAATTCTTATATGCTGATGCTGATGAGGAGGATAAAAGGAAATAATTCTGTTAATTGTTTCTGTTGCATTTAAAGTATGAAGGGTAGACATAACAAGGTGTCCTGTATCAGCTGCCTTTATAGCAGTATCCATTGTTGCCTTATCACGAATCTCCCCAATCAGTATAACATCAGGGTCCTGTCTTAATACATACTTTAAAGCAGACGCAAAAGAAGAAGTATCACTCCCTATTTCTCTCTGGGATATTACTGATTTTTCATCCTTGAATAAAAATTCAATTGGATCCTCAATTGTGATTATGTGTTTTGCTCTGTTCATATTTATGTAGTTAATCATTGCTGCAAGAGTTGTGGATTTTCCGCTTCCTGTTGTTCCTGTAACAAGAATGAGTCCCCTTGGATTTAAACAAATATCTTTTATAACTGGGGGTAAATTAAGTTCTTCAAAGGTTTTTATGTTTGTAGGAATAGCTCTCATTGCAATTGCTATACTTCCCCTCTGTATGAAACAATTAACTCTGAATCTTCCAAGTCCTGGAACACCTATTGCAAAATCAAGTTCCTTCCTTGATATGAACCTTTTCTGCTGTTCTTCTGTCATTATAACCTTCACTATTTCAGTTAAATCCTTGGGTGTTAGTGGTTCCATTTTTGTTCTTATAAGTCTTCCATGAATTCTATAAATAGGAGGAAGTCCTGCTTTTAAATGAAGATCTGAAGCTTCTTCTTCTATCATTTTTTTAAGTAAAAACTTTAAATCAACAGCCATTTTAAGTTAGTTCAATTTTAAATAATTTTTGCCCGTATTCCACGGGCTCACCGTTTTTAACCAAAATTTCTCTAACAATACCATCAACTTCTGATTCTATTTCATTCATAATTTTCATAGCTTCAATTATACAAACAACCTGTCCAGGTTTTATATGACTTCCAACTTCAACATAGGGCTCTGCATCAGGTGCAGGGGCTCTATAAAAAGTCCCCACTAAGGGTGCAGTTATATAATAAAATTTATCTTCCCTTTCTTTTATTTCTTCTTTTTCTTTTACTTCAACTTTCTCTTTTCTCAATTCAGTTGTTTCAGTTTCCTGAGATTTTAATTTTGGTTTTTCGTATTTAACTTTTTCTCCTCTTTTTAAATGGATTTTTAAAAAAGGTTTCTTTATTTCAATCTCAGTAAGACCCTTTTTGTCCATTAATTCTATTAATTTTTCTATCTTCTCTAAATCTTTATCCTTCATGCTCTTTCTATATATTCCCCGGTTCTTGTATCAACTTTTATTTTTTCACCAACCTTTATATAAAGGGGAACTTTTACAACAAGACCTGTTTCAAGCTTTGCAGGTTTTGAACCACCTGAAGCAGTATCTCCTCTCACACCAGGATCCGTTTCAACAACCTCAAGAACTACTGCACTCGGAAGAACTATTCCAACTGGTTTTTCATTAATATAATGAACCCTTACTTCCTGACCTTCTTTAAGATATAAAAGATAATTTTTTATCTGCTCCTTATTTAAAACAATTTCCTCATAGGTTTCAGAATCATAGAAAATGAAATTATCCCCCTCTGCATAAGAAAAAGTTGCTTCTCTTTCTCTCAATTCCACTTCTTCAAAATAATCTGCTTCTCTCAATGTTTTCTCAAGAACTTGCCCTGTTTCTATATTTTTTAATTTTGTCCTTATATGGGCATGACCTCTTCCCATCATTATATGTTGAAAATCTATTACCTCGTAAAATTTTCCTTCTAACTTTATAACCATTCCACGTCTGAATTCAGGCATTTTTTATTTTACTTTTTTTAAGGACTTGAACCCTTAAGGTTATTATTTTAAATTTTTTTAAGTCTTTTTTCAAAACCTGTTAGAATTTCAAGTTCTCCCTTTTTATTTATACAGGCTAAATCCTCAATCCTAACTCCACCTTTATTTTCAAGATATATTCCAGGCTCTATTGTGAAAACCATACCTTTATCAATTATTTCTTTTCCTCTTGGAGAAAGTGAAGGTTTTTCATGAATTTCAATTCCTACACCATGCCCTAAACCATGACCAAATTTTTCTCCATAACCTCTTTCGGTTATATAACTTCTTGCTATATTATCCACATCTCTGACGTGCATTCCTATTTTAATTTTTTCCTCAACCATAGAAAGGGCATTTAATGTAATTTCATAAATCTCCTTAAACCAGTCAGGAGGATTATTACCAACCCAGAAAGTTCTTGTCATATCCGAGTGATATCCCTTGTAAACACTTCCCATATCAATCAGGAGTATAGAATTGTTCTTAATTGTGACATTTCTTGGCTTTGCATGTGGCAAGGCTGAATGTTTACCTGAAGCAACTATTGTGGGAAAAGCAACTTGAAATCCATTTCTTTTCATCTCATATTCAATTTCCAAGGCAAGTTCAATTTCCTTTGTTTTATCTGGTTTTAAAATAGATAGTGCTTTTTTCAATACTTTCTCTGAAAATTTCTGTGCTTTTCTTATTTTTTCAATTTCTTCCTCATTTTTATAAACTCTCAAATCCAGAACAGGTGAACTTATGGGTTTTATTTTTAATTTTTTCTTTTTTAATTCTTCATATAAATCAAGGGTTAAACTTTCCTTTTCACAGAGCAGAGTTTTTCCCTCTTTTAAAAGGTCAAAAATTTCATCAAATTTCTTTATTATTACAATTTTAAAAAGATTTGAGACTTCTTTTTTTGACTGTAACATATACCTGAAATCAGTTAAAAAATAATTTTTATTCCTTGTTATAAGAACATATCCTGAAGAACCTGTAAAACCTGTGAGATAAAACACATTTTGCAAATTGTTAATAAAAAAACCGTCAGCTTCATTAACTTCTAATAAATTTTTTAAAAATTCAACTCGTTTTTTTAAGGAGGTTAATCCACTCAATGAAACTTCTGAAATTTTTTTCAGTGATTTCCTTTTCATCAGTTTTCTCCTTTATAGTTTTTTCCTCATATTTTTCTGGTTCAATTTCCTTTTTTTCTTCTTCAAATTCCTCAAAGAGTTCTGAAACTTCCTCTGGTAATTCTGCTTCTTCAATTTTTTCTTCTTTTATTTCAAGCTTTTGCTCTTTTTCTTCAATTTCTTTCTTTTCTTCAATAAATTTTACCTCTTCCTTTTTCTCTTCAATTAACTCTATAAGTCCCTTTTCTTCTGATTTTTCTATAATAATTTCCTCTATACTCTCAGAAGGTCTTTCAGGTTCTTTAAAAATTTCACTTAAGGGAACCTCTTCTTCAGTTCCAATTATTAATTCTTCTTTTTTTTCTATTTTTTCTTCCTTTTCAATTTCTTCTAAAAATTGAGAAGGATGTCCACTCAATTTTTCTTCTTTTTCTTCAAATATCTCCTTTATTTCAATAGTTTCAGCTTCTTTTATTATTTCTTCTACATCAGTAGTTTCAAACTCTGATTCTTCACTGCTTTTTTCTTCTTTCTTTATATCTTCTATACTAATAAACTTCTCTTCCTTCTTTTCAAGAATATCCTCGACAAACTTAAAATCTTTTAATTTTTCTTCTTCAATAGCTTCTGTTTCTTTTTCAATTTCTTTCAAAATTTCTTTCGCTTCTTCTGGAATTTCAGGTAATTCTAACTCTGTACCTAATACTTCTTTTTCTTCAAGAATATCAAGAAGTGGTTCATCAGGAGGAGTTAAAAGTTCTTCATTAGCTATAGTTTTTTCTTCAATCACAGGTATTTCTTCTTTTAATATTTCTTCACTTTCTAAAATTTTTTCCTCACTTAAAAGTACTTCTTCTTTCAAAATTTCTTCTTTCTCTTCGATGAGTTTTTCTTCTCCTAAAAGGGTTTCTTCCTTTAAAAATTCTTCCTCTATTAATAATTTTTCTTCACCTAAAATAGGTTCTTCTTCTAAGAATTTCTCAGTTAATTTTTCCTCGGTTATAGGGATTTCCTCCTTTAAAAGATCTTCTTCGTCAATTTTTTCTTTACTTAAAATAGGTTCTTCTTTTAAAAATTCCTCGGTTATTTCTACCTTTTCTTCAGAAAATTGAGCACTCTGAACTTTTAATTTCTCTTCAAGAGTCTTTATTTTATCTTCAACCTCTGAAGTTAAAGGGTCAAGGTCATAAAGTTTTTTATAATAATCTAAAGCCTCTTCTTCTCTTCCTAATTTTTCACAGGTTTCTGCTAAAAGTCTTAAAGCCACAAGATGATTCTCATCTATTTCTAAAACTCTTTTTAAACTTTCCCTTGCAAGTTCAAGCTCGTTTCTTTCAAGGTGAACCTTTGCTTTTATAAAATGTGCTACCTGATAATCAGGATGTATTTTTAATCCCTCCTCAAGAACAGCAAGCGCCTCATCATACATTTTTCTTTTTCTATAAGCATCAGCAAGTGCTGCAAAAGTCCTTGACTTTCTTCCTTCCTTTTCCCATTTACTAAATAGCTCTTCAATTTCTTTAAATTCACCGTTCATAATTTAATTTTAAATATAAAATATAAAAATTTCAAATCAAAGTGAAAAAATTATAATAAGGAAAAATACAAGAATTAAAAGGGTAATATAAAAGGAAGGTTTTCTTATGAAAAGATTAAATATAAGCTTTCCTGATAAAATAGTGAATCTGCCGCTTCCTTCTACAATCAAAAAGTCTATAATCCCCCTATCAAATATTTTTGAAATAAATTTTGAAAAGAAAATTATTATCCCATAAATAATTTTAGAAACAAGGAAATCATAAAAATTTAAAATTCTATAAATTCTTTCCTTAAATTGGATAGGCTTTTTCAAATAAACTTTAAGAGCAAGATAAATCCCTGTTATTGATAAAAACAAGGGAAAAAATTGATATAAAAGAGGATTATAAAAAGTAATTTCTTCTCCAAAATTTTTAAAATAAAATTCCTCAAAAATATTAAGACCTGTTAGAATAACAAAAATTGATAAAATTAAAAGAGATATATTCATTGTACCTTCAATTTTTTCGTGAAGTTTTTTTGAGGGTTCACCTTCAAAACATAAGGTATACCCCCTTATTATATAAAAGGATGTTAAAAAAGCACCTATTGAAGCAAGATAAAATAAAAATAAATTTTTAAAAGAAGCATTTATTATAAGTTCTTTACTTATAAATCCACCTGTTAAAGGAAAACCTGAAAGTGCAAGGGAACCTAAAAGAAAGGTATAGGAAGTAAAAGGATGAATTTTTCTAATTCCTCTTGTTTCAAATATATCTATTTTCTTATGAATAATATGCATAACATTTCCAGAGGATAAAAATAAAAGAGCTTTAAAAAAAGCATGGGTTAAAAGGTGAAGAAAGGCAAGAAGGGGATAGGATATACCTATTGCAAAAAACATATAACCAATCTGAGATATTGTAGAATAGGCTAAAATTCTTTTTAAATCCCTTTCAAAAATTGCTATAACTCCTGATAATAAAAAGGTTAAAGTAGATAAAAAAATTATTATATTTAAAATTTGTGGATACAAACTTAACAGTGGGAAAATTTTTATAAGAAGAAAAACTCCTGCTGTTACCATTGTAGCTGCATGAATAAGTGCAGAAACAGGAGTTGGACCTTCCATAGCATCAGGTAACCATACATAAAAGGGAAACTGAGCTGACTTTCCACAGGCTGCCAAAATTCCTGATATTAAAAGAAGGGGTATTAAAGGGTTAGAAGGTTTTTCTAAAAGTACACTTATCTCAAAGGTATTGAATATTTTGAAATAAATTAAAAGGAATAAAATGAAACCAAAATCCGCAAATCTTGTTATAAGAAAAGCCTTTGTTCCAGCATCCCTTGCCTCATTTCTCCAAGATTCATAGGAAATTAGTAAATAAGAGCAAAGTCCAACTCCTTCCCATCCTACAAACATTAGAAGAAAATTTCCTGAATAAACTATAAGGAGCATGAAAAAAACAAATAAATTTAAAAAGGCAAAATATCTGTAAGGGGAATCATCCTTTTTCATATAACCTGTTGAATAAAGGTGAATTAAACCTGAAACAAGTGTTACCATTAAACCCATTAAAAAATTTAGTCTATCAATTAAAAAAGAAAAATTAACCTCTATATCAGAAAAGGTGATAAAGGGAATGTAAAAGTATTCTCCTTCAACACCTCTGAATTTAAAATGAAAAAGGAGAGAAAGGAAAACAAAAAAGGTTGCTAAAAAACCACTTTTTTTAACGTCTTTAAACCCGAAGATACCCTGTAATACAGAACCAATAAGTGGAGAAATAATAAGGAAAAGGAAAATTATTTTATATGTCATAATTATCTTCTCCCCTTTCCTTTGTTAAATTAAGTAAAATAGAAAGTCCTATTGCTGTTTCACCTGCAATTATGGCAAGTATATAAAGGAAAAAGATAGCATTTTCAAAACCCTTTTTTGTTATATTCATAACAAAAAGAAGAAGAAGGGAGTTAAAAGCTATTTCAACTCCAATTAAAAAATAAACAAAACTTCTTTTGAATAGAATTATTAAAAGAGAAAGGAAAAAAGAAAAGATTACTGCAAAACTTTCAAGATTCATCCCTAATAAGCAAAAATGAACCTACAATAGTAACTAAAAGTAAAACTGAAACAAGCTCAAACCCTATGTAATCCTTTATAAGAAAATTGCTCAGTTTTTTGATGTTAAAATAAATTGTTTTTTTATCAAAATAATTTGAAATATTAAAGGAAATAAAAATAAGAATATAGGATAACATAAGATAAATAAAAAGATTAAATTTTTTTTCTTTTAAAGTTTTTTCAATTTTTATTAAGGGTAAAATAAAAACAAAAATTACAAGAATTGTCCCTATATAGAGAAAAATTATCAAAAGTCCAAATAGAGGATTATTCAAGTAAAAATATAGAATTCCTGTTATTAACGAATTTAGGAAAAAATAAAAAAGAAGACGGGATAATTTTTTAGAAATTAAAATTAAAAAGGTGGTAAGTGGTAAAAGTAAAAATAAAATTTTCATTTTTGTGGAGTTTCCTCTTTTGGAATAATAATAGCTCCACCCTTTGGATCACCCCTCCTTTCAAAAGATAGCCATGCTCTCTTTGCAGGAGTTTGGGGTGGATCCAAAAGTTCATCCTTTGTAAGGACCATCCCCCTTCTTGAAGTTCCAGCAAGTTCAAAAAATTTATCCATAACAAGAGCTTCTGTGGGACATGCTTCTACACAAAATCCACATAAAATACACCTTCCATAATCTATTTCGTAAACCTTTGCATATCTTTCAGCATGAGATATAGGATTTTCAGGATCATTTTCTTCAGCTTCAATATAAATGGCATCAGTAGGGCAAGCTCCTGCACATAACATACATCCTATGCATCTTTCAAGTCCATTTTCCCATCTCTGCAATCTGTGTTTCCATCTTGTTCTAAAATACATTTCCTTTTTCTTTTCGGGATACTCAACTGTTTTTTTCTTTTTAAATAAATGCTTAAAAACAAGGATTAAAGGTTTTAACATTTCAGTTTAATTTTATTCCCCTTAATAGATTATTTTCAAAAAGTGTATTTTCTCTTATTAAAAAAGTTTCCCTTTCTGTAAGAAGAATTGTCCCCTTTTTTTTCAATTTTCTATTTTTAATTCTCTTTAAAACTTTGGGTCTTTCAAATAAATTTTTTTCAGGAAATTTTACTGGTATTGATATGAAAAAAACCAAAAAAATAAATTTTAAAAATTTACCTAAAAACAATTATTTTCCCCCTCTTTCTTATTTTTTTAGCACCTTCAAGCTCCCTTGCTTCAAGAACAAAGAAATAAAGTCCATTTGTAAGTTTTTCATCTATTTTCCATTTTATTGAATTGAAACCCTCTGAAAAAAATAATTCTGAAGTTTCAAAAATTTTTACTCCTCTCATAGTATATATTTTTAATTTAAAAAGTCCCCTTTTATTGTTTTTAAATCCTATAAATACAAAATCTGAAGCAGGATTTGGATATGGAATAATATCACTAATTTTTAGCTCTGAAGTGCTTTCTGTTTCTATAAATATATTTCTTGATAAACTTTTCCTGTTATGAAAAAGGTCATAGGCTGAAAGAGTTAAAATTGTTTTACCACCTGGTAGGTTTTTAACTTGATAGTTTATAAAGCCTTCATTAAAGCTATTGGGTTTGTAATAAAAAAAGTCATTCAGTGCTTCCTTAAAGGAACCAATTCTTAAAGTTATTGTATCCACTGCTAAATTTATACCACTTTCATCCTTTATTTCTATAAATAGGCTAAAGTTTGGTGGAAGTGTATCCCCATCTTTAAGTTCCCTTCCATCAATAGAGATTTTAATTTCAGGTGGATTTAAATCAACTTTCTCTTTTTTAGAAATTTTTGCAGGTATTGAATCTCTGTAAGAAATTTCTCCCTGAGGAGAGGTATTTAAAACTGTAACTTTTAATAGATTAGAATTAACATAGGGAATTGCAAAATAAAATTTACTTTCAAGATTTTTGTTTCTTGATATTCCCTGGAAAAGAAGTTTTCCTTTTCTATAAAGAGGATATAAAATATTGTTATGAACATATAAACTTTCAATTTTTGCTGTCCCTTCTATTTTCATAATACTTATTTCAGAATTTTCTGTAAATCTAACTTTAAGAGAATCAGATTCCCCATAGAATTTAAATAGAGTATCAGAAAAATAGGAAAAGTGTATCGTATCAGGAATATAGAGGAAAGTTCCACTTTTTGGAGGTAAAGAATAAAAGGTAGAAGGGTCTCCAAGAAATACATAATCTTTATTTCCCATTGATACAAGGTATGAAATAAAACCAAAGGTATGTTTTTTATAATCAGATAATTTATTAAAAAAGTTGTCAATCACATACTCATTTTCACTGGGGAAAGTTAGATAGGTTGAACCAAGGGCACCTATTCCATTTTTCATGAGCCATTTTTCTCCAATTGCACCACTTGGTCTATCAAAATTCATTGTTTTACAGGAACCAAGAAGAATAAAAGAGGGCTTTTTGTTATAACTTATAAAATCAATATCATCAAGCTTTAATAATTCTTCATGAGCAAGCTGATTTGGGTTCCCATGTATAAAGAAAAAGAAAAATCCGGCTCCCTTTTCAATGTATTTAAGCAAGTCCTTTGTTGCAGATGGCTTTCTTCCCTGAACAAAGGGATAATCAATCATATAAAAGGCGATTTTATCAATAGAATTATTGAGTTTATTAAGAACTCTTGTCACCTGTCTTGTATGATTTATTGGATCAAAATTTCCACCTGCACCCGTTGTATCATCTGCAACACCAATTACAGTGTTTTTAAACATACTTTCAAAATTTCCGGTTTCATAGAAGATGATCCTTTCAAGAAATTCATAGATTTCAGAAGAGCTTTTTGCAGGTATTCTTCCAATAACCATATCAGGATCAAAGGCACCTCCATCAAATTCTACAAAAAAGTTATCATAGGTATAGGGTGGGTTATTTATATCAACTCCGTAACCCCATTCGTAAGGAGGAACTAAATTAAGGGAAGCTGAACCTTCATAGTTTTTATAATCGTATGTTCCCTTACCTGCTAAAAGGACATAAAAAGGACGTGGATTGTAATTTATATATGTATATTTCAGATAGTTTCTTATCGCTACAGGGTCTTTTATTCCAAATCCGAATTCTTCAAAAATATCATTTATGTTTACAAATTCAATTACTGGATTAAAAATTTTCAATGTATCAATGTAAAAGTTTTCTTTTCTGTGAAGGATAAATTTAGAAAAAATATTTTTAAATTCCTTAGGAGCTATAATAAGCATATCAGCACCTGAAATTTTTCTTAATTCTGTTCCTTCAAATTTTTTAATTAATGGATGAAAAGGAGTTTCAGAATACATAATCATAAAAGTATCATTTTCAATCCCTGGATTAAAAATTATTGAATTATTAGTAAAAGAAAAATTAGTAATATTATACCCATTAAAAGGATTTAAAATTTTAAATAATTTCCCTTTCTTTCTGAATGTTCCATTAAAGGAAATATCTTTTCCATTTGTGGGAGGAAAATAGAATTCAAAATAATCCTTTAAATTTTTAAGTTCTGAATTGTATTTAATTTCAAGATAATCAACATTTATTGTTCCCTGAATTTTAACTTTAAAGAGGGGATTTAGATTCAGAAGGGTTTTTATTTTTATCTCCTCTCCATAGGGTGCTGAGGGTGGATAATAATTTTTCTGGAATATTACATTATTATTCATAAAAAGTTTTAAAAGGTAAGGTGGCTGATTTATTTTTTCCCTTTCCCTTATCACAAGACTGAATTTTAAATTTGCAGTTTCAGGTAAGGGATTTTTAAATTTTAAAAGATTGAAAATTAAAGAATCATTTTTTAAAGTTTCCCCAACCCATCTTAAACCTGCCTTTGCAAGGTTTATAAAGTTATTTTCATGTCTTGTAACTTTAATTCCTTTTTCAATTTTTAAGTTATATAAGGGTGAACCATCAATTGATTCCATAAATTTTCCTGAATCACCTTCAAAGGAAATAAAATATATAGAGGCATCTTGATATGGATGAAAATAGTATTCAATTTTTCCATTATTTACTCTATAACCTGTTCCAGTAAAGGCAAAGAAAAATAGCGTGTCCTTTTCATCAAAAATATTTTCTTCAGCTCTATCTATAAATAAAATAGGAACTTTTTGGGGAGTTATTTCAGCTGAATCAGGTGAATCACTTAATGCTTTTAATCTTGTAAAGATTGCTATTTTTTTAATATCAAGATTTTCCGGAGAAATATTTAGATTATTTTTTATATCTTCGTAAGTTAGATAGTATATTCCATTTTGGTTTATAATAATTTTTAACCATAAGTTTGTTTTTTCAAAAAAATTGTTTATTTTACTTTGCAAGGGTAAAAATTCTTTTTCTGTTGTCTTAAAAAGAACTTTTTTATAAAAATCTTTTAATTTTTTATCTTCAGGAATTTCCCTTGTTTTTAATTTACTTTTATTCTTTTCTTTTAAAATAATCTCAATTTCCTTTATTATTTCTATACCTTCTTCTTTTATTCTTACAGGAAATAGTATAATTGAAAGGATAGGTTTATACCTTATAAAGGATAAACCCTTATTTAAAATTATGTTATCTGGGAAGGG contains:
- a CDS encoding C25 family cysteine peptidase, with the translated sequence MIFILLLNLEIKITFNPLVKAETLENIIRFSGKRVEKFEPGLPDLPSYLIPIEVNPEFEYEVDYRIISKEIIKGNYEIERVKEIEDDGLSLRKVKKDYKIPFPDNIILNKGLSFIRYKPILSIILFPVRIKEEGIEIIKEIEIILKEKNKSKLKTREIPEDKKLKDFYKKVLFKTTEKEFLPLQSKINNFFEKTNLWLKIIINQNGIYYLTYEDIKNNLNISPENLDIKKIAIFTRLKALSDSPDSAEITPQKVPILFIDRAEENIFDEKDTLFFFAFTGTGYRVNNGKIEYYFHPYQDASIYFISFEGDSGKFMESIDGSPLYNLKIEKGIKVTRHENNFINLAKAGLRWVGETLKNDSLIFNLLKFKNPLPETANLKFSLVIREREKINQPPYLLKLFMNNNVIFQKNYYPPSAPYGEEIKIKTLLNLNPLFKVKIQGTINVDYLEIKYNSELKNLKDYFEFYFPPTNGKDISFNGTFRKKGKLFKILNPFNGYNITNFSFTNNSIIFNPGIENDTFMIMYSETPFHPLIKKFEGTELRKISGADMLIIAPKEFKNIFSKFILHRKENFYIDTLKIFNPVIEFVNINDIFEEFGFGIKDPVAIRNYLKYTYINYNPRPFYVLLAGKGTYDYKNYEGSASLNLVPPYEWGYGVDINNPPYTYDNFFVEFDGGAFDPDMVIGRIPAKSSSEIYEFLERIIFYETGNFESMFKNTVIGVADDTTGAGGNFDPINHTRQVTRVLNKLNNSIDKIAFYMIDYPFVQGRKPSATKDLLKYIEKGAGFFFFFIHGNPNQLAHEELLKLDDIDFISYNKKPSFILLGSCKTMNFDRPSGAIGEKWLMKNGIGALGSTYLTFPSENEYVIDNFFNKLSDYKKHTFGFISYLVSMGNKDYVFLGDPSTFYSLPPKSGTFLYIPDTIHFSYFSDTLFKFYGESDSLKVRFTENSEISIMKIEGTAKIESLYVHNNILYPLYRKGKLLFQGISRNKNLESKFYFAIPYVNSNLLKVTVLNTSPQGEISYRDSIPAKISKKEKVDLNPPEIKISIDGRELKDGDTLPPNFSLFIEIKDESGINLAVDTITLRIGSFKEALNDFFYYKPNSFNEGFINYQVKNLPGGKTILTLSAYDLFHNRKSLSRNIFIETESTSELKISDIIPYPNPASDFVFIGFKNNKRGLFKLKIYTMRGVKIFETSELFFSEGFNSIKWKIDEKLTNGLYFFVLEARELEGAKKIRKRGKIIVFR